One segment of Lachancea thermotolerans CBS 6340 chromosome E complete sequence DNA contains the following:
- the RIM4 gene encoding Rim4p (weakly similar to uniprot|P38741 Saccharomyces cerevisiae YHL024W RIM4 Putative RNA-binding protein required for the expression of early and middle sporulation genes), whose amino-acid sequence MSLESATTAIDPTAAFAAQTSAKDGLLVPDVSDSIAQFLPTEVSSSESEDEEEAGSAAGGSARPPTASDPHPESCGAPESESEFLEELDDISDGEGAGAASKEKDSAPGAGAGAGAGAGAASGIASAHVAPRSGIAASEAAPKFRGRPSSCVFVASLAASLGDDDLCLSVTENFKKFGRLTMVKVLRDPANRPYAFVQYTNDADAKKALKEAQGSSLNGRTIRCGPARVNRTLFVCYKGRNLNSSGLVSAAFVNQLLEKFGELEQLVACRDQFFHRKNNAYSGSDRSNAWFIQFAYRDDAIRAFANLKSDLNWVVEWAQNIEAPSHMNMLSDSKNLVIREETEPENEGACIMPADSYSESSGSEVVIDQKSIFVGQLDPMATEEGVLERFSRHGSILELNLISKPNNVFAFIRFTTEEAAAAALEMENHAMFLNKTMHVQYREIGGIKKFRRGNYNHRNNNNGVHGNHNPSGSGNGSRHESTSNSQAYNQATYQPPRLNLAPPPINVGKRRSSTGSGNYNHHYQHYPFGHEFQVYAHQPHQLSMMGGPKKSKASLRHRNVEITKSIDESNNDSTNTSSNNNNNDTDNLNGGASEKSKGLPNELKSAASQSFVTDVTSDTSGSAGNNDASTNASTSRYTYSAGGINYKKKLDEYKKRGNYPTFDPYYYPPYYYPVEFPLNPMGPSGLAGRAGPGAPLSASGSPAHPGNQPYFMYYPLPQGSGMEFADMHNMMVPHLGGSPGPMGSPIFPLPISQQHFIPSDRSVSFNGEEKAALEY is encoded by the coding sequence ATGTCTCTCGAGTCTGCAACTACAGCCATCGACCCAACTGCGGCATTTGCCGCGCAAACATCTGCGAAAGACGGCCTGCTTGTGCCCGACGTGAGCGACAGCATCGCGCAGTTCCTGCCCACCGAGGTCTCAAGCAGCGAGtctgaggacgaagaagaagctggttCTGCCGCTGGCGGCTCTGCCCGCCCGCCCACTGCCTCAGACCCTCATCCCGAATCTTGCGGTGCTCCCGAATCGGAGAGCGAGTTTTTAGAAGAGCTGGACGACATCAGCGACGGAGagggcgccggcgccgctAGCAAGGAGAAAGACAGTGCACcgggcgctggcgctggcgctggcgctggcgctggcgctgcttCTGGAATTGCATCGGCCCATGTGGCCCCCAGGTCTGGAATCGCCGCTTCTGAGGCGGCCCCTAAGTTCCGCGGTCGTCCTTCTTCCTGTGTTTTTGTCGCAAGTCTGGCCGCTTCACTCGGCGACGATGACTTGTGTCTTTCTGTGactgagaacttcaaaaaatttggGAGGTTAACCATGGTAAAGGTGCTACGCGACCCTGCCAACCGGCCCTACGCATTTGTTCAGTACACCAACGACGCCGACGCGAAAAAGGCTCTAAAAGAAGCACAGGGCTCAAGTTTAAATGGGCGTACAATTCGCTGCGGGCCAGCACGCGTTAATCGCACCCTGTTTGTCTGCTACAAAGGTCGTAACTTGAACTCCAGCGGTCTTGTCTCGGCGGCATTTGTGAACCAGCTGCTCGAGAAATTTGGAGAATTGGAACAGCTTGTTGCCTGCAGAGACCAGTTCTTCCACAGAAAAAACAACGCATATTCCGGTTCTGATAGGAGCAACGCCTGGTTTATTCAATTCGCCTACCGCGATGATGCCATACGCGCGTTTGCCAATTTGAAGTCGGATCTGAACTGGGTTGTTGAATGGGCGCAAAACATCGAGGCACCCTCCCACATGAACATGCTTAGTGACAGCAAGAACCTAGTTATTCGGGAGGAAACGGAGCCTGAAAACGAGGGCGCATGTATTATGCCCGCAGATTCCTACTCTGAATCCAGCGGGAGCGAAGTTGTAATTGATCAAAAGTCAATTTTTGTGGGGCAATTGGATCCCATGGCAACCGAGGAAGGTGTGTTGGAGCGCTTTTCGAGACATGGGTCGATTTTAGAATTGAACTTGATCTCTAAACCCAACAATGTATTTGCATTCATTAGGTTCACCACCGAGgaggcagcagcagcagcattaGAGATGGAGAACCACGCAATGTTTCTTAACAAAACCATGCATGTGCAATACCGCGAAATCGGAGGAATCAAGAAATTCAGGCGCGGCAACTACAACCACCGCAACAATAATAATGGTGTCCACGGCAACCACAACCCAAGTGGAAGTGGGAACGGAAGCAGGCATGAAAGCACTAGCAACTCGCAAGCTTATAACCAAGCCACTTATCAGCCGCCGCGCTTGAACCTTGCTCCACCACCAATAAACGTGGGAAAGAGAAGGTCGAGCACTGGGTCGGGCAACTATAACCACCATTATCAACATTATCCGTTTGGCCATGAATTTCAAGTCTACGCGCACCAACCACATCAACTGTCCATGATGGGCGGTCCCAAGAAATCGAAGGCTAGCCTCAGGCACAGAAATGTCGAGATTACGAAGTCCATCGACGAGAGTAATAATGATAGTACTAATACCAGCAgtaataataataataatGATACCGATAATCTCAACGGTGGAGCAAGCGAAAAGAGTAAGGGTTTGCCGAACGAGCTCAAGAGCGCGGCAAGCCAGTCTTTCGTTACTGATGTTACTTCTGACACGTCTGGCTCTGCTGGAAATAATGATGCATCGACCAATGCAAGCACTTCGAGATATACATATTCCGCAGGCGGAATTaattacaaaaagaagcttgatgAGTATAAAAAGAGAGGGAACTACCCAACTTTTGACCCCTACTACTACCCACCCTACTACTACCCAGTTGAGTTCCCTCTAAACCCAATGGGTCCTTCAGGCCTCGCTGGACGGGCCGGACCAGGAGCTCCTCTATCAGCCTCAGGAAGCCCAGCACACCCAGGAAATCAGCCCTACTTCATGTATTACCCTCTGCCACAAGGCAGTGGCATGGAGTTCGCGGATATGCATAATATGATGGTCCCGCATTTGGGCGGATCACCAGGGCCAATGGGGTCACCCATTTTCCCACTGCCCATATCGCAGCAGCACTTCATCCCCAGCGATCGCAGCGTCAGTTTCAATGGCGAGGAAAAGGCGGCCCTCGAGTACTGA
- the NPR3 gene encoding Npr3p (some similarities with uniprot|P38742 Saccharomyces cerevisiae YHL023C RMD11 Protein required for sporulation) has protein sequence MSLNLPNPCLLGIVLTISTHSGPQVVFHYPPTDRSPGSRHVKRQQKADDHGFENKESSYSLRSQGKGSTPKKRSQKFQHDGESEANLSIHSNKTENVDSDMSSSSSDEDPSTGLSDGDISTDYADVSSSSSSSASDSESEDFNATRSYLENSASLKSQDISMSGSFKGTQVSATKVFQLLRPDESKRNSVVSRHTSTRGPEVSWLNAVRSISDSEYGEEPLCELNDQHFGSDFQDINKILRFDKDFFAEISSPPKEMCNTRFELTIDELALVGLPIHRNADGQWRKTKKRKSSSRSKRSNSSSRTRKVSRSHYEGTDVTGDSEILEEQLSGSQLFEEETGKAEYEALEKSVNMFHLCFLTNPRLVEYNKRVDDIYHYVVSRLSLVLRYAQIKSGYVTRECYEIIKTQDRILKSSERYKSIKGPANKARYLYQKIIQRSSLARAISKCFDAISQNEVANLEINGDKIISLQIPIINEFDVLPDLKTDPVLKGSFLTSILNRKFLEEGSATMNEAWARSHDENDDLLDYAVLLLNEPAIIIQELQFSSPQNDITSVLLTSLVKHLKPTVPLRNYQYVIDEIVGKPVASESDVEERNSFQTSMLRSLALHLMYWRHARVIIPVSSKNTYIVSPLAPITGNTKDDFSGNRLDSEESKPLILQNQEVFSKKFPSLPPLPVFLSLVSSMKPRAFGSIIPSKDHKSVYLSALAWLIRYGYLTQLLTFAWVRVDSRIKIAVDEDLEIDGVRRSKRAQGQSLNSDISDNIVSRDQIRTDSAEDDLDFFYYGGDEDIINNSDFTIILSPETATAVEKRWLYKCIEGQPVDIQVMFHRVVKYMNGKIPIELVQLREGISRHEIKRLFHALGKYLVDVYHW, from the coding sequence ATGAGTCTCAATCTTCCAAATCCGTGTCTTTTAGGGATAGTGTTAACAATTTCGACACATTCTGGGCCGCAAGTTGTGTTCCACTATCCTCCCACGGATAGATCCCCGGGGTCGCGACATGTTAAGAGGCAGCAGAAAGCTGACGATCatggctttgaaaacaaagagagCAGCTATTCGCTGCGTTCCCAGGGCAAAGGCTCAACTCCAAAGAAAAGATCTCAGAAGTTCCAGCATGATGGTGAAAGTGAAGCCAACCTCTCGATACATTCTAACAAAACTGAGAACGTTGATTCGGATATGAGCAGTAGTAGCAGTGACGAAGACCCTAGTACAGGTTTGAGTGACGGAGATATATCCACCGATTATGCGGACGTATCATCAAGCTCGAGCTCCTCGGCCAGTGATAGTGAGAGTGAGGACTTTAATGCGACACGGTCCTACTTGGAGAATAGCGCCAGTTTAAAATCGCAGGACATATCAATGAGCGGTTCATTCAAAGGCACACAAGTTAGCGCGACCAAAGTGTTTCAGCTTCTTAGACCAGATGAGTCAAAAAGGAACTCCGTGGTTTCGAGACATACATCAACAAGGGGCCCAGAAGTGTCTTGGTTGAATGCCGTACGTTCTATTTCTGACTCGGAATATGGTGAAGAGCCACTTTGCGAGCTGAATGACCAGCACTTCGGTAGCGATTTCCAGGATATTAATAAGATTCTGCGGTTTGACAAGGATTTCTTTGCAGAAATCAGCTCACCGCCCAAAGAGATGTGCAATACACGGTTTGAACTCACTATTGATGAGCTAGCGCTGGTAGGGCTCCCAATTCATAGGAACGCAGATGGACAATGgcgaaaaacaaaaaaaaggaaatCTAGCAGTCGTTCTAAGAGGTCCAACTCAAGTTCGAGGACCAGGAAAGTCTCACGCTCCCATTATGAGGGTACAGACGTCACCGGTGACTCCGAAatccttgaagaacagctAAGCGGAAGCCaacttttcgaagaagaaaccGGGAAAGCTGAGTATGAAGCATTAGAGAAGAGCGTCAACATGTTCCACCTATGCTTCCTAACTAATCCAAGACTTGTTGAATACAACAAACGTGTGGATGATATTTACCATTACGTTGTTTCCAGATTGTCACTGGTTTTAAGATATGCACAGATCAAAAGTGGGTACGTCACTCGAGAATGTTACGAAATCATAAAGACGCAAGATCGAATCCTGAAGTCATCTGAAAGATACAAATCCATTAAAGGGCCCGCGAATAAGGCTAGGTACCTGTATCAGAAAATAATACAAAGATCCTCTCTAGCGCGCGCTATCTCCAAATGTTTTGATGCTATCTCCCAGAATGAGGTGGCcaatcttgaaatcaaTGGTGATAAGATTATTTCCCTTCAAATTCCCATCATCAATGAGTTCGATGTTTTACCAGACTTAAAGACAGATCCAGTTTTGAAGGGTTCTTTCTTGACATCCATTTTGAATAGGAAGTTCTTAGAGGAAGGATCAGCGACGATGAACGAGGCATGGGCTCGCAGCCACGACGAGAACGATGACCTCCTTGACTACgcagttcttcttttaaACGAGCCCGCTATCATTATTCAAGAGTTGCAGTTCTCATCACCACAAAACGATATCACTTCTGTTCTTTTAACATCCTTAGTTAAGCACCTCAAGCCAACGGTCCCTCTCCGCAATTATCAGTATGTGATCGACGAAATCGTTGGTAAGCCGGTTGCGTCTGAAAGCGACGTTGAGGAAAGAAACTCTTTTCAGACAAGTATGCTTCGATCGCTTGCCTTGCATCTGATGTATTGGAGGCATGCAAGAGTTATTATACCGGTATCCTCTAAAAACACATACATTGTTTCCCCACTTGCTCCGATAACTGGTAACACGAAAGACGACTTTTCTGGTAACCGCCTAGATTCTGAAGAGAGCAAACCTTTGATTttacaaaatcaagaagtgttttccaagaaatttcCATCTTTACCTCCATTGCCGGTGTTTCTGAGCCTTGTTTCCTCCATGAAACCTAGAGCTTTTGGCAGTATAATTCCTTCGAAGGACCACAAGAGCGTCTATTTGAGTGCACTTGCTTGGCTTATAAGGTATGGTTACCTCACCCAGCTTCTTACATTTGCGTGGGTGCGGGTCGATTCGCGAATCAAAATTGcagttgatgaagatcTAGAGATCGACGGAGTGAGGCGCTCCAAGCGCGCGCAAGGACAATCTCTCAACTCAGACATTAGCGACAACATAGTCTCTCGGGATCAAATACGCACCGACAGCGCTGAGGACGACTTAGACTTCTTTTATTACGGCGGTGACGAGGATATAATTAATAATTCTGATTTCACGATCATTTTGAGCCCCGAGACTGCAACTGCTGTTGAGAAAAGATGGCTATACAAGTGTATCGAAGGGCAGCCCGTGGATATACAAGTCATGTTCCACCGGGTTGTCAAATACATGAATGGGAAAATTCCTATAGAACTTGTCCAGTTAAGAGAAGGTATATCTCGACATGAAATCAAGAGGCTGTTTCACGCTTTAGGGAAATATTTAGTTGATGTCTACCATTGGTGA
- the EMP24 gene encoding Emp24p (similar to uniprot|P32803 Saccharomyces cerevisiae YGL200C EMP24 Integral membrane component of endoplasmic reticulum-derived COPII-coated vesicles which function in ER to Golgi transport), with translation MKFFICSLVALMWCSLCGAHNVLLPAYGERCFFETLSKNDELAVSFQFGDRAPDSTEQLKGDFIMYSSDRRDALRTFRDVSHGDVRLRVPHGGKFEYCFVNINSGATTKDVTFNIEGTIFVDPNDPKSDSLDGAVKQLSRLTKELKNEQSYIVIRERTHRNTAESTNDRVKWWSVFQLGVVIASSLFQVYYLRRFFEVTSYV, from the coding sequence ATGAAGTTCTTTATTTGCAGCTTAGTGGCATTGATGTGGTGCAGCCTGTGTGGTGCGCATAATGTGTTGCTACCGGCTTACGGAGAGCGTTGCTTCTTCGAAACGCTTAGCAAGAATGATGAATTGGCAGTTTCCTTCCAATTTGGCGACAGAGCTCCAGATTCCACAGAGCAACTGAAGGGCGACTTCATCATGTATTCTTCAGACAGGAGAGATGCTCTTAGAACGTTCAGAGACGTCTCTCATGGTGACGTGCGCTTGAGAGTGCCCCATGGAGGCAAATTTGAGTACTGTTTCGTGAACATAAACTCGGGAGCAACAACCAAGGATGTCACCTTCAACATTGAGGGCACTATATTTGTGGATCCTAATGACCCCAAGTCCGACTCTCTTGACGGCGCGGTCAAACAGCTTTCTAGATTGACAAAGGAACTGAAAAACGAGCAGAGCTACATCGTCATTAGAGAGAGAACCCATAGAAATACCGCAGAGTCCACCAATGACCGTGTCAAGTGGTGGTCTGTGTTCCAGCTCGGTGTTGTTATCGCCAGttctcttttccaagtGTACTACTTGAGAAGATTCTTTGAGGTTACTTCTTACGTGTAA